The nucleotide window atatacatgagtcaaaataagcatacaagagggagccttcacaaaggttgcttaggagaagtctcagcagtcggtagagccccagaaagagaaggcaccggagggggatcatttggagcctcagtactggacagaaccctagaaggaggaggcatcagaggttgatcatttggagcttcattacgcggtacagccccagaagacgaaggcaataaatgcctttggaacaaacccacaaatctctgatgatcaagtaaaacctgaccatcagtttccttcatctggtcaagcttcctcttcatgtttgtagcatagtcatgtgcgagccggtgcaactgtttattctcatgcttgagccctctaatctcctgtttgagactcatcacttcagccgccaatgattcaacttggcgggttcgagcaaataggcgttgggccatattagacacagaacctgcacactgaacactgagagccagcgaatccttaacagctaactcatcagaccgtttggaaagtagtctgttatctttgggagtgagaaggttcctggccaccaccgcagcggtcatatcattcttcatcacggaatccccaacggtaagaggaccagtaggggagacgaatgatgggcgccatatgttgtctggagaaggcggggctgcctattcaacaaggttcaagtcaaaacgacggtcggaggggccagacattttcaaaggtgttgaagagagaagaggtcggacaaatcaagatcttagaagtgcaagaatgaagcttctactggtggagattcaagtgtgctttggaacttaatgccagcccctataaaaatctgc belongs to Malus sylvestris chromosome 17, drMalSylv7.2, whole genome shotgun sequence and includes:
- the LOC126612464 gene encoding uncharacterized protein LOC126612464, yielding MKNDMTAAVVARNLLTPKDNRLLSKRSDELAVKDSLALSVQCAGSVSNMAQRLFARTRQVESLAAEVMSLKQEIRGLKHENKQLHRLAHDYATNMKRKLDQMKETDGQVLLDHQRFVGLFQRHLLPSSSGAVPRNEAPNDQPLMPPPSRVLSSTEAPNDPPPVPSLSGALPTAETSPKQPL